In one window of Deltaproteobacteria bacterium DNA:
- a CDS encoding nitroreductase family protein, which yields MKFTRPIFELIPERTSWRSYAKTPVEVETLRKIEGFLGGLPKGPFGSDLRFLLSVTGGEDAETLKKLGTYGMIRNNFGFVVGAVRDTGKGLEDYGHAMEAVVLYLTDLGLGTCWLGGTFNKSGFAARIGAKEGETVPAVLAFGLRTARRGAIDAVVRLGAGSRKRLPFESLFFSPDFSRPLSENRPEPWIKSLEMVRLGPSASNKQPWRMVASPDGREFHLFLERTPGYGEKNLKFFGMADMQRLDMGIAMRHFELAQAEQDIHGEWVICPPGFDFGKREYVVTWKAL from the coding sequence ATGAAATTCACCCGGCCAATTTTTGAGTTGATACCGGAGCGCACGAGTTGGAGAAGCTACGCCAAGACCCCGGTGGAGGTGGAAACGCTCAGGAAAATAGAAGGGTTTCTGGGCGGCCTTCCAAAAGGCCCCTTCGGCTCGGACCTGCGCTTCCTGCTTTCGGTGACGGGCGGGGAGGACGCCGAAACCCTCAAAAAGCTCGGCACCTACGGCATGATCCGCAACAACTTCGGATTCGTGGTGGGGGCGGTGAGGGACACCGGCAAGGGGCTTGAGGACTACGGCCACGCAATGGAGGCCGTGGTGCTTTATCTCACAGATCTCGGCCTTGGAACCTGCTGGCTTGGCGGCACCTTCAACAAGAGCGGGTTCGCGGCGCGGATAGGCGCGAAGGAGGGCGAAACTGTGCCCGCCGTGCTGGCCTTCGGCCTTCGCACGGCCCGTCGAGGGGCCATTGACGCCGTGGTGCGCCTGGGCGCGGGCTCGCGTAAGCGCCTGCCCTTCGAGAGCCTCTTTTTCAGCCCGGATTTTTCGCGGCCCCTGTCCGAAAACCGCCCTGAGCCCTGGATAAAGTCGCTGGAAATGGTTCGCCTTGGGCCTTCGGCCAGCAACAAGCAGCCTTGGCGCATGGTGGCATCCCCCGATGGCCGGGAGTTTCATCTTTTCCTGGAAAGGACCCCCGGCTACGGCGAGAAGAACCTCAAATTCTTCGGCATGGCGGACATGCAGCGACTGGACATGGGAATCGCCATGCGCCACTTCGAGCTTGCACAGGCTGAACAGGACATTCACGGCGAGTGGGTCATCTGTCCGCCCGGCTTCGATTTCGGAAAACGGGAATACGTGGTAACCTGGAAGGCTTTGTAA
- a CDS encoding flavodoxin family protein: MKVIAINGSSRKNGNTRVLLTTVLGEMEKEGAETRIISLAGRPIQGCLACYKCLENKDGRCAVEKDGVNGIIEAMREADGILLGSPTYFSDVSASMKGLIERAGMVARVNGNFLDKKAGAAVVAVRRAGANHVMSSINYFFLISSMFVVGSSYWPMGFGMEPGAVEKDVEGMETMRVLGRNMAWLLKKTQAV; the protein is encoded by the coding sequence ATGAAAGTCATAGCCATAAACGGAAGTTCGAGAAAAAACGGCAACACCCGCGTCCTTCTTACCACGGTTCTTGGCGAGATGGAAAAGGAAGGCGCGGAGACCAGGATCATAAGCCTTGCCGGGCGGCCCATCCAAGGCTGCCTTGCCTGCTACAAGTGCCTGGAAAACAAGGACGGGCGCTGCGCCGTTGAAAAGGACGGTGTGAACGGGATAATCGAGGCCATGCGGGAGGCAGACGGCATCCTTCTTGGCTCGCCCACCTATTTTTCGGACGTTTCGGCTTCCATGAAGGGACTCATCGAACGCGCCGGAATGGTGGCCAGGGTGAACGGCAACTTCCTGGACAAAAAAGCGGGCGCGGCGGTGGTGGCGGTGCGCAGGGCCGGGGCCAACCACGTTATGAGTTCCATCAACTACTTTTTTCTCATAAGCAGCATGTTCGTGGTGGGGTCAAGCTACTGGCCCATGGGTTTCGGCATGGAGCCGGGAGCCGTGGAAAAGGACGTGGAGGGCATGGAGACCATGAGGGTCTTAGGCCGGAACATGGCATGGCTCCTGAAAAAGACCCAGGCGGTCTGA
- a CDS encoding dual specificity protein phosphatase family protein — MTPIFRTSRSACRNVAAALAVSLILFFASGCMVSRPVSPRPDGWAKAVSVKGVPNLHKVTDNLYRSAQPTGEGFHNLAKMGIRTVINLSANSLDRKLVKGTGLSLVEIPVPDIRPTSPQVVRLIKIITDKTRCPVLIHCRYGADRTGAMIAACRVVVEGWSKEEAIKEMTGGGYGYHVIWTNLISFVRNLDVIELRAATAPAQASPATEY; from the coding sequence ATGACCCCGATTTTTCGCACATCAAGGTCAGCGTGCCGCAACGTGGCGGCGGCCCTGGCCGTCTCGCTCATTCTTTTTTTCGCCTCCGGCTGCATGGTCTCAAGGCCCGTGAGCCCAAGGCCGGACGGATGGGCGAAAGCCGTTTCCGTAAAAGGGGTTCCCAATCTCCATAAGGTGACCGACAATCTTTACCGGAGTGCCCAACCCACCGGCGAAGGCTTCCATAACCTCGCCAAAATGGGCATCCGAACCGTGATAAACCTGAGCGCAAACAGTTTAGACAGAAAACTGGTTAAAGGCACGGGGCTGTCCCTGGTGGAGATACCTGTTCCCGATATCAGGCCTACAAGCCCACAGGTTGTTCGACTGATCAAAATAATAACAGATAAAACACGATGCCCGGTTCTGATTCACTGCCGGTACGGGGCGGACAGAACCGGAGCCATGATCGCAGCCTGTCGCGTGGTGGTGGAGGGATGGTCAAAAGAAGAAGCCATAAAAGAAATGACCGGGGGAGGCTACGGATATCACGTTATCTGGACCAACCTTATAAGCTTTGTAAGAAACCTGGACGTTATTGAACTGCGGGCGGCAACCGCTCCGGCCCAGGCCAGCCCCGCAACGGAGTACTAG
- a CDS encoding cytosolic protein, whose product MAGLPEALEDLSADQRARFVMDMFHRIAVHHGLWFSENIHQLGLERALSNLFTARDRSLGIQMERLSKVLEFELQNGVPKALLELSDEGLAELIKAIGVNWLANDGVWFQAVEFSSGMFDAKRANDTCWTRFSPFEAESIRRFLNLPENCGLEGLKAAFKFRMYAFINQQSMEDDGPTSFIFRMNDCRVQSARKRKGLDDYPCKSGGMAEYPSFAAFIDPRIITECVGCPPDPHPDNWFCAWRFSLNP is encoded by the coding sequence ATGGCCGGTCTTCCCGAAGCGCTCGAAGACCTTTCCGCCGATCAGCGGGCAAGGTTTGTCATGGACATGTTTCATCGCATAGCGGTCCACCACGGGCTGTGGTTTTCGGAAAACATCCACCAGCTTGGGCTTGAAAGGGCGCTCTCAAACCTCTTCACGGCCAGGGACCGGAGCCTTGGAATACAGATGGAGAGGCTTTCCAAGGTTCTGGAATTCGAGTTACAAAACGGGGTTCCAAAGGCGCTTCTGGAGCTTTCCGACGAGGGGCTGGCCGAGCTTATTAAGGCCATCGGCGTCAACTGGCTGGCAAACGACGGGGTGTGGTTTCAGGCCGTGGAGTTTTCATCCGGCATGTTCGACGCCAAACGCGCCAACGACACATGCTGGACACGCTTTTCGCCCTTTGAGGCGGAATCCATAAGAAGGTTTTTGAATCTTCCGGAAAACTGCGGCCTGGAAGGGCTCAAAGCCGCCTTCAAATTCCGCATGTATGCCTTTATCAACCAGCAGTCGATGGAAGACGACGGCCCGACGAGCTTCATTTTCCGCATGAACGACTGCCGGGTGCAGTCCGCCCGCAAGAGAAAGGGCCTTGACGACTATCCATGCAAATCGGGCGGCATGGCCGAGTACCCGTCGTTCGCCGCATTCATCGATCCGCGCATAATAACCGAATGCGTAGGCTGCCCGCCCGACCCGCACCCGGATAACTGGTTCTGCGCGTGGCGCTTTTCCCTGAATCCCTGA
- the pyk gene encoding pyruvate kinase: MPYTKIVCTIGPASVTPDILHELIQSGMDVARLNFAHGTEEEHAGKIAAIRAAAAEWGVPVAILQDLAGPKIRVGQVPEPGLMLTVGSTLVLSACEKEDPYQPNQVGVTYKELANDVFPGDPILLADGLLELEVLKTTGTEVVCKVVTGGLLTSHKGINLPTRSIKASSLTPKDRVDLAIGLKYGVDFVGLSFVRSATDILEVKEAMGDKQLPVIAKIEKHEAVQNIDSILEVADGVMVARGDLGVEIPLEDVPGVQKMLIKKANERGKPVITATQMLRSMVDSPRPTRAEATDVYNAVLDGTDAVMLSEETAMGSYPVEAVRYMARIAKTAEKLMSVEKFMSLAPQQTIADSVAHATCELADFLGAAAVVASTVSGLTAKQIARFRPRCPIIALSPRDETLKSLALHWGCKPFRIPPPEDMEDLIESSAKYALASGLVKPGDLVVITAGHPYGGEGTTNLIKVCCI; encoded by the coding sequence ATGCCATACACAAAGATAGTCTGCACCATAGGCCCGGCAAGCGTTACGCCGGACATTCTCCACGAGCTGATCCAAAGCGGCATGGACGTGGCCCGGCTCAATTTCGCCCACGGAACCGAGGAGGAGCACGCGGGCAAAATTGCGGCCATCCGGGCTGCTGCTGCGGAATGGGGGGTTCCGGTGGCCATTTTGCAGGATTTGGCCGGACCCAAAATAAGGGTGGGGCAGGTTCCAGAACCGGGGCTCATGCTGACGGTCGGCTCGACCCTCGTGCTTTCGGCCTGCGAAAAGGAGGACCCCTACCAGCCCAACCAGGTGGGGGTAACCTACAAGGAGCTGGCCAACGATGTCTTTCCGGGCGACCCCATCCTTCTGGCCGACGGCCTCCTTGAGCTGGAGGTCTTAAAGACCACCGGAACCGAGGTGGTGTGCAAGGTGGTGACGGGCGGCCTTCTCACAAGCCACAAGGGCATCAACCTCCCCACACGCTCCATCAAGGCAAGCTCCCTCACCCCCAAGGACCGCGTGGACCTTGCCATAGGATTGAAGTACGGCGTCGATTTCGTGGGGCTTTCCTTCGTGCGTTCCGCCACAGACATTCTGGAAGTGAAGGAGGCCATGGGGGATAAACAGCTTCCGGTGATCGCCAAGATAGAGAAACACGAGGCGGTCCAGAACATCGATTCCATCCTGGAAGTTGCCGACGGCGTGATGGTGGCGCGCGGCGACCTTGGGGTTGAAATCCCCCTGGAGGACGTGCCGGGGGTCCAGAAGATGCTGATAAAAAAGGCCAACGAGCGCGGCAAGCCCGTCATCACCGCCACCCAGATGCTTCGCAGCATGGTGGATTCGCCGCGCCCCACAAGGGCCGAGGCGACGGACGTTTACAACGCAGTATTGGACGGCACGGACGCAGTGATGCTCTCCGAGGAAACCGCCATGGGCAGCTACCCGGTGGAGGCTGTGCGCTACATGGCCCGCATAGCAAAGACCGCCGAAAAGCTGATGAGTGTTGAAAAATTCATGTCCCTTGCGCCCCAACAGACCATCGCCGACTCCGTGGCCCACGCCACCTGCGAGCTTGCGGACTTCCTGGGTGCGGCTGCCGTGGTGGCCTCCACCGTGTCGGGCCTCACGGCCAAGCAGATAGCGCGGTTCCGGCCCCGCTGCCCCATCATCGCGCTTTCGCCCAGGGACGAGACCCTAAAGAGCCTGGCCCTTCACTGGGGCTGCAAGCCCTTCCGCATTCCGCCGCCCGAGGACATGGAGGATCTGATCGAATCCTCGGCCAAGTACGCCCTTGCAAGCGGGCTCGTGAAACCGGGCGATTTGGTGGTAATCACCGCAGGGCACCCCTACGGCGGCGAGGGCACCACGAACCTGATAAAAGTCTGCTGCATTTGA
- a CDS encoding SDR family oxidoreductase: protein MKDFGGKLVFITGGSAGIGLAAARLFAGLGAKVVIFARNRERLDKAVSEINAAGVPSGGSGAGFCLDVGDNRAVLNVMARAMSDAGTPDLLVNCAGRAIPRPFTEVSFDQFSDTMRVNLFGVWSATAAVVPAMMKRGSGHVVNVSSVAGLIGVYGYTDYAASKFAVVGFSEALRCELAPHGIGVSVLCPPDTDTPGLALENRTKPPETCAISAKAKVVSAEKVAEALLCGIRKGRFLILPGADAKSAALIKRLAPGLVFSVMDRAVCGVRGKKP from the coding sequence ATGAAGGATTTCGGCGGAAAACTCGTTTTCATAACCGGCGGCTCCGCCGGAATCGGCCTAGCGGCGGCCCGCCTTTTCGCGGGCCTTGGAGCGAAAGTCGTCATTTTCGCCCGGAACCGCGAGCGCCTCGACAAGGCCGTAAGCGAAATCAACGCGGCTGGCGTACCATCGGGCGGGTCGGGCGCGGGCTTTTGCCTTGACGTGGGCGACAACCGGGCCGTCCTTAATGTCATGGCCCGCGCCATGAGCGATGCCGGAACGCCGGACCTCCTGGTGAACTGCGCCGGGCGGGCCATTCCACGGCCCTTTACCGAGGTATCCTTCGATCAGTTTTCCGATACCATGAGGGTCAACCTTTTCGGCGTGTGGAGCGCCACAGCCGCAGTGGTTCCGGCCATGATGAAGAGGGGAAGCGGCCACGTGGTCAACGTAAGCTCGGTGGCTGGCCTTATCGGAGTTTACGGCTACACCGATTACGCGGCCTCCAAGTTCGCGGTGGTGGGTTTTTCCGAGGCCCTTCGCTGCGAGCTCGCCCCCCACGGAATAGGGGTCTCGGTTCTCTGCCCGCCCGACACCGACACTCCGGGCCTTGCCCTCGAAAACCGCACCAAGCCGCCGGAGACCTGCGCCATAAGCGCCAAGGCCAAAGTGGTCTCGGCGGAAAAGGTGGCGGAGGCGCTTCTTTGCGGCATCCGAAAGGGGCGCTTTCTCATTCTTCCGGGCGCTGACGCCAAGAGCGCGGCCCTCATCAAACGGCTTGCTCCGGGCCTGGTTTTTTCGGTGATGGACCGGGCCGTGTGCGGGGTGAGGGGGAAAAAGCCATGA
- a CDS encoding NAD-dependent epimerase/dehydratase family protein — protein MASVLITGATGFIGGSLVPANLKKGNRVRALVLPGDPGAAALERQGVDVVFGDVSRIESVRAAMKDVEIVFHCAAVVTDWAPVSLFRAVTVEGARNVCEAASENHVSRLVHVSTNDVFGRDESRVLDESTPLIPWGEPYPDHKIEAEKIMWEYHKTRGLAVTMVYPCWVYGIGDRTFVPLLADAIKKRDMIFWRKDVIVWPTYIDNLTDLMMILSVDPRAVGQGFLVHDGESTTLQKFCAAIAEAIGADQPKTQIPYGAAYAAAVGMEFFWRLFAIKTRPLLTTYTVKNLGSRLLFSIAKAQKVLGWTPAVSFTAGFAKTMEWLKTNPDVITKSK, from the coding sequence GTGGCCAGTGTACTGATTACGGGAGCCACGGGATTCATAGGCGGAAGCCTCGTTCCGGCGAACCTGAAAAAGGGAAACCGGGTGAGAGCCCTTGTGCTTCCGGGCGACCCGGGAGCCGCCGCCCTTGAGCGGCAGGGGGTGGACGTGGTGTTCGGCGATGTTTCCCGGATCGAATCCGTGCGCGCCGCCATGAAGGACGTGGAAATCGTTTTTCACTGCGCCGCCGTGGTGACGGACTGGGCTCCGGTAAGCCTTTTTCGGGCGGTCACCGTGGAGGGGGCCCGGAACGTGTGCGAGGCTGCCTCCGAAAACCACGTTTCAAGGCTGGTTCACGTCTCCACCAACGACGTTTTCGGCAGGGACGAGAGCCGCGTCTTGGACGAGTCCACGCCCCTCATTCCCTGGGGCGAGCCCTACCCGGACCACAAGATCGAGGCCGAAAAGATCATGTGGGAGTATCACAAGACCAGGGGACTCGCGGTCACCATGGTCTACCCATGCTGGGTGTATGGCATAGGCGACCGCACCTTCGTGCCCCTTCTGGCCGACGCCATAAAAAAGCGCGACATGATCTTCTGGCGCAAGGACGTCATCGTCTGGCCCACCTACATAGATAACCTCACAGACCTCATGATGATTCTGTCCGTGGACCCAAGGGCCGTGGGCCAGGGCTTTCTTGTGCACGACGGCGAATCCACGACGCTTCAGAAATTCTGCGCGGCCATAGCGGAGGCCATAGGGGCGGACCAGCCCAAAACCCAGATTCCGTACGGCGCGGCTTACGCGGCGGCTGTCGGCATGGAGTTTTTCTGGAGGCTCTTCGCAATAAAGACCCGGCCCCTTCTCACCACCTACACGGTGAAGAACTTAGGTTCCAGGCTCCTTTTTTCCATCGCCAAGGCCCAAAAGGTTCTTGGATGGACGCCTGCCGTAAGCTTTACGGCAGGTTTCGCAAAAACCATGGAATGGCTCAAAACGAACCCGGACGTCATCACCAAAAGCAAATGA
- a CDS encoding IMP cyclohydrolase has protein sequence MSDLKKMYRTIAGDHFPARMEISFIDDLSRQTLCFEKAGWDIEGEIKGLRYGENPGQEAALYRLVNGNLALGEARSIAPGRYLASDVELLQSGKHPGKTNLTDADNALNILRYFSDAPTAVIVKHNNPCGVARADTLVEAFNRANMADRVAAFGGCIALNRPVDKVTAETVAAQYAEVVVAPDYEEGVMDVFARKKNLRVIAVPNMARLHEFVGQRVVDFKSLMDGGVVVQWSFVPETLKKEDLLPAIAVYGGRTYSVKRAPTEAEYNDMLFGWLVESGVTSNSVIYVKDNCTVGIGTGEQDRVGVAEIARDKAYRKLADRYAWETWATAYNDLADPEKRAEIDAKVAAEKGGLPGSTMVSDAFFPFPDGVNVGLSEGVSAVIQPGGSMNDHLVIDAVNEANASMMYTGQRSFKH, from the coding sequence ATGAGCGACCTTAAAAAAATGTACCGCACCATAGCCGGTGACCACTTTCCTGCCCGCATGGAAATTTCCTTCATCGATGATCTCAGCCGCCAGACCCTCTGCTTTGAAAAGGCGGGCTGGGACATAGAAGGCGAGATAAAGGGCCTCCGCTACGGCGAAAATCCAGGCCAGGAGGCGGCCCTCTACAGGCTCGTCAACGGCAATTTGGCCCTTGGGGAGGCCCGATCCATCGCCCCGGGACGTTATCTGGCCTCGGACGTGGAGTTGCTTCAATCCGGCAAGCATCCGGGAAAAACCAACCTCACCGACGCGGACAACGCCCTGAATATCCTTCGTTATTTTTCCGACGCGCCCACCGCTGTGATAGTGAAGCACAACAACCCCTGCGGAGTGGCCAGGGCCGATACCCTTGTGGAAGCCTTCAATCGCGCCAACATGGCCGACCGGGTGGCGGCCTTCGGCGGCTGCATCGCCCTGAATCGCCCTGTGGACAAAGTGACCGCCGAAACCGTGGCGGCCCAGTACGCCGAGGTCGTGGTTGCGCCGGATTACGAAGAGGGCGTCATGGACGTCTTCGCCCGAAAGAAGAACCTTAGGGTGATAGCTGTTCCCAACATGGCCCGCCTTCACGAATTCGTGGGCCAGAGGGTGGTTGATTTCAAGAGCCTGATGGACGGGGGGGTGGTGGTCCAATGGTCCTTCGTTCCTGAAACCCTCAAGAAGGAGGACCTCCTTCCCGCCATCGCCGTTTACGGGGGCAGGACCTACTCCGTGAAGCGCGCGCCCACCGAGGCCGAGTATAACGACATGCTCTTCGGCTGGCTGGTGGAAAGCGGCGTGACATCGAATTCCGTGATCTACGTGAAGGACAACTGCACGGTGGGAATCGGAACCGGCGAGCAGGACCGGGTGGGCGTGGCGGAGATCGCACGGGACAAGGCCTACAGAAAGCTCGCCGACCGCTACGCCTGGGAGACCTGGGCCACGGCCTACAACGACCTTGCCGACCCCGAAAAACGCGCCGAAATCGACGCGAAGGTGGCGGCGGAAAAGGGCGGGCTTCCGGGCTCGACAATGGTGAGCGACGCCTTTTTCCCCTTCCCGGACGGCGTGAACGTGGGCCTTTCCGAGGGCGTATCGGCAGTGATCCAGCCTGGCGGCTCCATGAACGACCACCTTGTGATCGATGCGGTGAACGAGGCCAATGCTTCAATGATGTACACGGGACAGCGCTCCTTCAAACACTGA
- a CDS encoding YgiQ family radical SAM protein encodes MSIEEMRRLGWKALDVIIVTGDAYVDSPHVGAALVGKALVKAGFRVGIIAQPDVNGDRDITRLGEPLLFWGVTAGCTDSLVANYTASGKKRRSCDFTPGGVNDHRPDRATIAYSNLIRRFYKDTRPIVLGGVEASLRRVTHYDFLAGSLRRSVLFDAKADVLVYGMGETTAVALARRFGAGRDYSDIKGICYAASNKPQGFAELPSHAEAAADAGVFEAMFRDFHKAHVEGRGLVQKIDTRWLVINPPPPPPSTQELDSFYDAGFERDQHPSYAGMGGVKALDTIRFSLSTHRGCFGGCRFCAIAFHEGRTVVSRSPESLLNEAARLSVLPAFTGQIRDLGGPTANMYRMGCERSPEKICVRESCLFPSPCRFLRKSHEPLLALYEKIGGVRKVKAVTVGSGIRHDLVMADRSFGREYLYTLAARHVSGLLKVAPEHSEESVLRLMGKPGPESLLEFSSLFYDFCADCGKRQYLTHYFMAAHPGCTQENMRRLSVFCRDSLEIRPAQVQIFTPTPSTFSTLMYVTGKDPKTGEKIFVEKSAKGREAQKAALTGFRST; translated from the coding sequence ATGTCAATTGAAGAGATGCGCCGCCTTGGCTGGAAGGCCCTGGACGTCATAATCGTCACGGGCGACGCCTACGTGGATTCCCCCCACGTGGGCGCGGCCCTGGTGGGAAAGGCCTTGGTGAAGGCCGGGTTCCGGGTGGGGATCATCGCCCAGCCGGACGTGAACGGCGACCGGGACATCACCCGCCTTGGGGAGCCCCTTCTTTTCTGGGGGGTGACGGCGGGCTGCACGGATTCCCTTGTGGCCAACTACACGGCAAGCGGCAAGAAGCGCAGAAGCTGCGACTTCACGCCGGGAGGCGTCAACGATCACCGTCCCGACCGGGCGACAATAGCCTATTCCAACTTGATCCGCCGCTTTTACAAGGACACCCGGCCCATAGTGCTGGGAGGCGTCGAGGCGAGCCTTCGGCGGGTCACCCATTACGATTTCCTTGCGGGAAGCCTCAGGCGATCGGTGCTTTTCGACGCCAAGGCCGACGTTCTGGTCTACGGCATGGGCGAAACAACGGCGGTGGCCCTGGCCCGGCGATTCGGGGCGGGGCGGGATTATTCGGACATCAAAGGGATCTGCTACGCCGCCTCCAACAAGCCCCAGGGCTTCGCCGAGCTTCCCTCCCACGCGGAGGCCGCAGCCGACGCCGGGGTTTTCGAGGCCATGTTCCGGGACTTCCACAAGGCGCACGTTGAGGGCCGGGGCCTTGTCCAGAAGATCGACACCCGCTGGCTGGTCATCAACCCGCCGCCCCCGCCGCCCTCCACGCAGGAGCTTGATTCCTTCTACGACGCGGGTTTCGAGCGCGACCAACATCCTTCCTACGCTGGCATGGGCGGGGTGAAGGCCCTGGACACCATAAGGTTTTCGCTTTCCACCCACAGGGGATGCTTCGGCGGGTGCAGGTTCTGCGCCATCGCCTTTCACGAGGGCCGGACCGTGGTTTCAAGAAGCCCGGAATCCCTTTTGAACGAGGCGGCCCGGCTTTCCGTGCTTCCCGCCTTCACAGGGCAGATAAGGGACTTGGGCGGCCCCACCGCCAACATGTACAGGATGGGCTGCGAACGCTCCCCAGAAAAAATCTGCGTGCGGGAAAGCTGCCTTTTTCCCTCCCCCTGCCGTTTTCTGCGGAAAAGCCACGAGCCCCTTCTGGCCCTTTACGAGAAAATCGGCGGAGTGCGAAAGGTGAAGGCCGTCACAGTCGGCTCCGGCATAAGGCACGATCTGGTGATGGCCGACCGCTCCTTTGGACGGGAATATCTCTACACCCTCGCGGCCCGCCACGTGTCCGGCCTTCTGAAGGTGGCCCCGGAGCACAGCGAGGAAAGCGTATTGAGGCTCATGGGAAAGCCCGGCCCGGAAAGCCTTCTGGAGTTTTCGTCGCTTTTTTACGATTTTTGCGCTGATTGCGGCAAAAGGCAGTATCTCACCCATTATTTCATGGCGGCCCATCCGGGCTGCACCCAGGAAAACATGCGCCGCCTGTCGGTTTTCTGCCGGGACTCCCTTGAAATCAGGCCAGCGCAGGTGCAGATTTTCACCCCCACGCCCTCCACCTTCTCCACCCTCATGTACGTGACCGGAAAAGACCCCAAGACCGGCGAAAAAATCTTCGTGGAAAAATCCGCAAAGGGCAGGGAAGCCCAAAAAGCCGCCCTCACCGGATTTCGTTCTACATAA